The proteins below come from a single Leptotrichia sp. oral taxon 223 genomic window:
- the mngB gene encoding mannosylglycerate hydrolase, which translates to MDKTQVHVIPHSHWDREWYFTTSRSTVYLVNHIREVLDILEKNEKFKYFLMDAQSSLIEDYVKYCPEDVERLKKLIKEKRFLIGPWYTQTDQLVISQESIVRNMLYGSRIAKEYGHSMKIGYVPDAFGQGANMPQIYKQFGIDRFLFWRGVADNRLKKNEFIWIGSDGTEMLAEQIPFGYYYGGNIPENKEDLKEYLETQISKLEEKSTTGLIYFPNGFDQAPIRKNLPDLIEKFNKLDSKREYKISSPELFFDELEKSIENKDNLEKLESELTEAKHSRIHKTIFSTRMDLKQENNKIENFIVNVLEPVLSISYSLGNKYPHKEVEEIWKLMFKNAAHDSIGGCNSDTTNKDVKFRYKLAKDLSENLLDLHMRLISEKIENKEEYNFTVFNPLPYNKSEVVRVKAYISEYKFKIYNNDGKELEYEVLSSIDQTDYVLNQCISLNPSKKIYKPEKVYLTELLVSVKDVPSLGYSRFYLKLLDEKQDFSIKKTSEKVIENEKYKITLEDNNTLTILNKINEKECKNQMIFEENGDDGDSYNYSPPRKDMIISSVEAKLLDVQTIKSSVHNELNLEFELKVPENLEQRAKGLKGKTLKYNVKIELRKNEEIIRFNAKFKNEVYSHRVCVVFDTEVASKMSTADQLFGIIQRPVKLKELEVWEKEKWQEKPISIEPMQSFVTLFDKDKGSAVITENIREYEIIGENFDKIRLTLFRTFGYMGRENLLYRPGRASGETIVETPDAQLIGDLECNFALYLYESDFDNAKVAKIAKEYLTPFPVYQFSDFLNGRLIFSHRDEEKTLPQKYSLYNFSNTEAIMSVFKKAEDSENYIIRYFNPYLNKTVNIDKRIGKDVVKLTEIEKDEFKDALRYCEFVSYKL; encoded by the coding sequence ATGGATAAAACACAGGTTCATGTTATTCCACATTCGCATTGGGACAGGGAATGGTATTTTACAACATCCAGATCAACAGTTTATTTGGTAAATCATATAAGGGAAGTATTGGATATACTCGAAAAAAATGAGAAATTTAAATATTTTCTGATGGATGCTCAAAGTTCATTAATTGAGGATTATGTGAAATATTGCCCTGAGGATGTAGAACGATTAAAAAAATTGATAAAGGAAAAAAGATTTCTTATAGGCCCTTGGTACACACAGACAGATCAATTGGTTATTTCGCAAGAATCAATAGTCAGAAATATGCTGTACGGGTCAAGAATTGCAAAGGAATATGGGCATAGTATGAAAATCGGTTATGTTCCTGATGCCTTTGGACAAGGTGCAAATATGCCACAAATATATAAACAATTTGGAATTGACAGATTTTTATTCTGGAGAGGTGTTGCGGATAACAGATTGAAAAAGAATGAATTTATTTGGATTGGAAGTGATGGTACAGAAATGCTGGCTGAACAGATACCATTTGGATATTATTATGGCGGGAATATTCCTGAAAATAAAGAAGATTTAAAAGAATATTTAGAAACCCAAATTTCAAAATTAGAAGAAAAATCTACAACTGGATTAATATATTTTCCAAATGGATTTGATCAGGCTCCAATAAGAAAAAATTTACCTGATTTAATTGAAAAATTTAATAAATTGGATAGTAAAAGAGAATATAAAATCAGTAGTCCTGAATTATTTTTTGATGAACTGGAAAAAAGTATTGAAAATAAGGATAATTTGGAAAAATTAGAAAGTGAGCTGACAGAAGCAAAACATAGTAGGATTCACAAAACTATATTTTCTACAAGAATGGATTTAAAACAGGAAAATAACAAAATTGAAAACTTTATAGTAAATGTATTAGAGCCAGTTTTATCAATTTCTTATTCTTTAGGTAATAAGTATCCGCATAAGGAAGTTGAAGAAATATGGAAATTAATGTTTAAAAATGCTGCACATGATAGTATTGGTGGATGTAACAGTGATACAACAAATAAGGATGTTAAGTTTAGATACAAATTGGCAAAAGATTTGTCAGAGAATTTACTTGACTTACATATGAGGTTAATTTCAGAAAAAATTGAAAATAAGGAAGAATATAATTTTACAGTATTTAATCCTTTGCCATACAATAAAAGTGAAGTTGTGAGAGTTAAAGCATATATTTCAGAATATAAATTTAAAATTTATAATAATGATGGAAAAGAGTTGGAGTATGAAGTATTGTCTAGTATAGATCAGACAGATTATGTTTTAAATCAGTGTATTTCATTAAATCCATCAAAAAAAATATATAAACCTGAAAAAGTTTATTTGACAGAATTATTAGTAAGTGTGAAAGATGTGCCATCTTTAGGATATTCCAGATTTTATTTGAAACTTTTAGATGAAAAACAGGATTTTAGTATTAAAAAAACTTCTGAAAAAGTGATTGAAAATGAAAAATATAAAATAACATTGGAAGATAACAATACTTTGACAATTTTGAATAAAATAAATGAAAAAGAGTGTAAAAATCAGATGATTTTTGAAGAAAATGGAGATGATGGTGATTCGTATAATTATTCTCCTCCACGAAAAGATATGATTATTTCGTCGGTTGAAGCAAAATTGTTAGATGTACAAACTATAAAATCCAGTGTACATAACGAACTAAATTTGGAATTTGAGTTAAAAGTACCAGAGAATTTGGAACAAAGGGCAAAAGGATTAAAGGGAAAAACATTAAAATATAATGTAAAAATTGAGTTGAGAAAAAATGAGGAAATTATAAGATTTAATGCAAAATTTAAAAATGAAGTTTATTCACATAGAGTCTGTGTAGTATTTGATACTGAAGTGGCAAGTAAAATGTCAACAGCAGATCAATTATTTGGAATAATTCAAAGGCCGGTGAAATTAAAGGAATTAGAAGTATGGGAAAAGGAAAAATGGCAGGAAAAACCAATTTCAATAGAACCAATGCAAAGTTTTGTCACTCTTTTTGATAAAGACAAGGGAAGTGCAGTAATTACAGAGAATATAAGAGAATATGAAATAATTGGAGAAAATTTTGATAAAATTAGATTGACATTATTTAGAACTTTTGGATACATGGGAAGGGAGAATTTGCTGTACAGGCCAGGAAGAGCGTCTGGGGAAACAATTGTGGAAACACCAGATGCACAATTGATAGGAGATTTGGAATGTAATTTTGCACTTTATCTTTATGAAAGTGATTTTGATAATGCAAAAGTAGCTAAAATAGCAAAAGAATATTTAACACCATTTCCAGTTTACCAATTTTCTGATTTTTTAAATGGAAGACTTATATTTTCGCATAGAGATGAAGAAAAAACATTGCCTCAAAAATACAGTTTATATAATTTTTCAAATACAGAGGCGATAATGTCTGTTTTTAAAAAAGCCGAAGATAGTGAAAATTATATAATCAGATATTTTAATCCATATTTGAATAAAACAGTGAATATTGACAAGAGAATAGGAAAAGATGTGGTAAAATTAACTGAAATTGAAAAGGATGAGTTTAAGGATGCATTAAGATATTGTGAGTTTGTATCATATAAATTATAA
- the cbiE gene encoding precorrin-6y C5,15-methyltransferase (decarboxylating) subunit CbiE — MKNKINVLGLGPGNLDYTLPVVLKEIAKSDIIIGGKRHIESLGKYAENKEYCYIKADLQRVLDFIEENRNKKISLILSGDTGFYSMLTFMRKHFEAEELNVIPGISSIQYMFARISEYWNDAFVSSVHGREVEYVQKLREFGKIGLLTDNKNTPQRIAEILIENGMGEAIIFVGENLSYENEKILELSAKEMVKIEEKFEMNVVVIYWDEKK; from the coding sequence ATGAAAAATAAAATAAATGTACTTGGTTTGGGGCCGGGAAATTTGGACTATACTTTGCCAGTTGTACTAAAAGAAATTGCAAAATCGGATATAATAATTGGCGGGAAACGACACATCGAAAGTCTTGGAAAATATGCTGAAAATAAGGAATATTGCTATATAAAGGCTGACTTGCAAAGAGTTCTGGATTTTATTGAAGAAAATCGAAATAAAAAAATATCATTGATACTGTCTGGCGACACGGGCTTTTACAGCATGCTCACATTTATGAGAAAACATTTTGAAGCAGAAGAACTTAATGTAATACCTGGAATTTCTTCGATCCAGTATATGTTTGCAAGAATTTCTGAATATTGGAATGATGCTTTTGTATCAAGTGTTCACGGCCGAGAAGTTGAGTATGTTCAAAAATTGCGTGAATTTGGGAAAATCGGACTTTTAACAGATAACAAAAATACGCCGCAGAGGATAGCGGAAATACTGATTGAAAATGGAATGGGAGAGGCTATTATTTTTGTTGGTGAAAATCTGTCTTATGAAAATGAGAAGATTTTAGAACTTTCAGCAAAAGAAATGGTAAAGATTGAGGAGAAATTTGAGATGAATGTAGTTGTGATTTATTGGGACGAGAAGAAATAG
- the glpK gene encoding glycerol kinase GlpK, which yields MNKQKKYIIALDQGTTSSRAIIFDKNLNIIGKAQKEFTQIFPQPGWVEHNAMEIWASQRSVLTEVIAQSGISLKDVAAIGITNQRETVIVWDKNTGEPVYNAIVWQCRRTAEICEELKSRGLEDYVKENTGLIIDAYFSGTKVKWILDNVKGVREKAENGELLFGTVDTWLVWKLTGGKVHVTDFTNASRTMLFNIKNLEWDKKILKELNIPGSMLPEVRNSSEVYGKTRMGITIGEENGTSIPISGIAGDQQAALFGQAGFHAGDIKNTYGTGCFMLMNTGNKCIKSNNGLLTTIAIGIDGKVEYALEGSIFIGGAVIQWLRDELRFFDKASDTEYFAQQVDDNGGVYLVPAFVGLGSPYWDMYARGTIVGLTRGTNKNHIIRAALESIAYQSKDLINAMKEDSNIEINSLKVDGGATANNFLMQFQSDILNAKVLRPKITETTALGAAYLAGLAVGFWKNKEEIQKNWQLNKEFSPNLSEEMRKKYYKYWKKAVEKAKSWEEE from the coding sequence ATGAATAAACAAAAAAAATATATAATAGCTCTAGATCAGGGGACAACTAGCTCACGTGCGATTATTTTTGACAAAAATCTGAACATCATTGGGAAAGCTCAAAAGGAATTTACACAGATTTTCCCTCAGCCAGGGTGGGTTGAGCATAACGCTATGGAAATATGGGCAAGCCAGCGTTCCGTGCTTACAGAAGTTATTGCACAATCTGGAATTTCCCTAAAGGATGTAGCGGCAATCGGAATTACAAATCAAAGGGAAACTGTAATCGTGTGGGATAAAAATACTGGCGAACCTGTTTATAACGCAATTGTTTGGCAATGTAGACGAACAGCTGAAATTTGTGAAGAATTGAAAAGTCGTGGACTTGAAGATTATGTAAAAGAAAATACCGGACTGATAATTGATGCTTATTTTTCAGGGACAAAAGTAAAATGGATTCTTGACAATGTGAAAGGTGTAAGAGAAAAAGCTGAAAACGGGGAACTGCTTTTTGGAACAGTTGATACTTGGCTTGTGTGGAAATTGACTGGCGGAAAAGTGCATGTTACTGATTTTACAAATGCTTCCAGAACTATGCTTTTTAACATAAAAAATTTAGAATGGGACAAAAAAATTTTAAAGGAGCTTAATATTCCAGGAAGCATGCTTCCAGAAGTTAGAAATTCAAGTGAAGTTTACGGCAAAACAAGAATGGGAATTACAATTGGCGAAGAAAACGGTACTTCCATTCCAATTTCAGGTATCGCTGGAGATCAGCAGGCGGCATTATTTGGACAGGCCGGGTTTCATGCCGGAGATATAAAAAATACTTACGGAACAGGCTGCTTTATGCTTATGAACACTGGGAACAAGTGCATAAAATCAAATAATGGCTTGCTTACAACGATTGCTATTGGGATTGACGGGAAAGTGGAGTACGCTCTGGAAGGGAGTATTTTTATTGGTGGAGCTGTTATCCAGTGGCTTCGTGACGAATTAAGGTTTTTTGACAAGGCTTCTGATACAGAATATTTTGCACAGCAAGTTGATGATAATGGTGGCGTTTACTTAGTTCCAGCATTTGTTGGATTAGGCTCGCCATACTGGGATATGTACGCACGTGGCACAATCGTTGGACTTACCCGTGGAACGAACAAAAATCACATAATCCGTGCAGCTCTCGAATCCATCGCCTACCAGTCCAAAGACTTAATAAACGCAATGAAAGAAGATTCCAATATCGAAATAAATTCGCTAAAAGTCGATGGAGGTGCAACTGCAAACAATTTCTTAATGCAATTTCAAAGCGATATTTTAAATGCGAAAGTCTTACGTCCTAAAATTACCGAAACAACTGCATTAGGTGCCGCATATTTAGCTGGACTTGCCGTTGGATTCTGGAAAAATAAAGAAGAAATTCAAAAGAACTGGCAATTAAATAAAGAATTTTCACCAAACTTATCCGAAGAAATGAGGAAAAAATATTACAAATACTGGAAAAAGGCTGTTGAGAAGGCGAAAAGTTGGGAAGAAGAATAG
- a CDS encoding PTS fructose transporter subunit IIC, translating into MSTKFNEMKSHLMSGISYVLPVIIGGSLVVAVAKLLGFAGGVSNLDDFAKVPGYFNYLWKFQNVGWTAIGLMNVVLAGYIANSIAGKPALASGFVGGALASQTNAGFIGAVIAGFFAGWLTNKVKEKIVIKGSAASAVPLIILPLLTMGAMGLLMALILGDPLGYINTSLINWVTKMSENSTNAVILALILGAMIGFDLGGPVNKAAWMAGNALFISGVYFPSIIINVAIWIPPLGYGLATLLKKNNYSATLKEAGNGAIVMGVIGITEGAIPFTLVSPAKLIPLNVIASAVGAAITVLLGANVKMPPLGGMYGFFTVSKGWAYLVGGIIGALIIAIGANLMVDFRETEMVGSEAENTETEEIEIEEIEI; encoded by the coding sequence ATGAGTACAAAATTTAATGAGATGAAATCGCATCTAATGTCGGGGATATCATATGTTTTGCCAGTGATAATAGGAGGATCATTAGTTGTTGCAGTAGCAAAATTATTGGGATTTGCTGGAGGAGTTTCCAATTTGGATGATTTTGCAAAAGTACCAGGATATTTTAATTATTTGTGGAAATTTCAGAATGTAGGTTGGACTGCAATTGGGCTTATGAATGTAGTTTTAGCGGGATATATAGCTAATTCGATTGCCGGGAAACCAGCTTTAGCTTCAGGATTTGTCGGTGGAGCTTTGGCAAGTCAGACAAATGCGGGATTTATTGGAGCAGTAATAGCAGGATTTTTTGCAGGCTGGCTAACAAATAAAGTGAAAGAAAAAATTGTAATAAAAGGTTCGGCTGCAAGTGCTGTTCCATTAATTATCTTGCCGCTTTTGACAATGGGGGCAATGGGACTTTTGATGGCTTTAATTTTAGGAGATCCATTAGGATATATAAACACTTCATTAATTAATTGGGTTACAAAAATGAGTGAAAATAGTACAAATGCAGTTATACTGGCTCTGATATTAGGCGCTATGATAGGATTTGACTTGGGAGGGCCTGTAAACAAGGCAGCCTGGATGGCTGGGAATGCTCTATTTATAAGTGGTGTATATTTCCCAAGCATAATAATAAATGTAGCGATTTGGATTCCTCCATTGGGATATGGTTTGGCAACTTTACTTAAGAAGAATAATTATTCAGCCACATTAAAGGAAGCAGGAAATGGCGCTATTGTAATGGGAGTTATTGGAATAACGGAAGGTGCAATACCATTTACGCTTGTAAGTCCTGCAAAATTAATTCCGTTAAATGTTATTGCTTCTGCGGTAGGAGCTGCAATTACTGTTCTTCTTGGTGCAAATGTGAAAATGCCACCATTAGGCGGAATGTATGGTTTCTTTACAGTATCAAAAGGCTGGGCTTACTTAGTTGGAGGAATTATAGGAGCATTGATTATAGCGATAGGGGCTAATTTAATGGTTGACTTTAGAGAAACTGAAATGGTTGGAAGTGAAGCAGAAAATACAGAAACAGAGGAAATAGAAATTGAAGAGATAGAAATTTAG
- a CDS encoding tellurite resistance TerB C-terminal domain-containing protein — protein sequence MIKEIIKVKKGNYYFREKIFNDIFSGTIQVINGEYRGNRRNINENYYFRDFFDIIGENINKIIINEINAYLKELPRLNTEIIEYYNLTPNGLPYRYWDRDGKFRKEYNLSDLEQRILEQTSFRQTKIWNNYEAKKQMILLYLDEWKIIEERVKTEEKLKKKSKKIINAILNLQDYGYFEYNEIEGLYAILKIVENKIRSFIPNYKILETEKELESMKKFFPKSMLNELLENIENFKLSKEKIESIITYEIKNYPKDWKLKLGYIELFNEKKINLIIRFNNDENLEKIIKELLKKEKNSDYKLFYLFLLNRNRELKKTEVKMLEKIISADRFQDYKKLLDKDNEITQKIYEELKLLKFQKMKKIDLNLEKVKVTKEKFAETVNILEEYLKEENEEADISKICNEEQKDVVVENKEQEKIENFQDNKIKEVLKVIIETQKIGENDLKNYAKEKNMSLNAYIDSINKELYDIVNDQVIILENNTVKIDEFYIDDIKEWLKEND from the coding sequence TTGATTAAAGAAATTATAAAAGTAAAAAAAGGAAATTATTATTTTAGAGAAAAGATTTTTAATGATATTTTTAGTGGAACAATACAAGTAATAAATGGAGAATATAGAGGAAATAGGAGAAATATAAATGAAAATTATTACTTTCGAGATTTTTTCGATATTATAGGAGAAAATATAAATAAAATTATAATAAATGAGATAAACGCATATCTGAAAGAATTACCCAGATTAAATACTGAAATTATAGAATATTATAATTTAACTCCAAATGGATTACCTTATAGATATTGGGATAGAGATGGAAAATTTAGAAAAGAGTATAATTTATCAGATTTGGAACAAAGAATATTAGAACAAACTAGTTTTAGGCAAACTAAAATTTGGAATAATTATGAAGCTAAGAAGCAAATGATTCTTTTATATTTGGATGAATGGAAAATTATAGAAGAAAGAGTAAAAACTGAAGAAAAACTAAAAAAGAAAAGTAAAAAAATTATAAATGCTATTTTAAATTTACAAGATTACGGTTATTTTGAATATAATGAAATAGAAGGATTATACGCAATTTTAAAAATAGTTGAAAACAAGATTAGGAGCTTTATACCAAATTACAAAATACTTGAAACAGAAAAAGAATTAGAAAGTATGAAAAAATTTTTTCCTAAATCAATGTTAAATGAATTATTAGAAAATATTGAAAATTTTAAGTTATCCAAAGAAAAAATTGAATCAATTATAACTTATGAGATAAAAAACTATCCTAAAGATTGGAAATTAAAATTAGGATATATAGAATTATTCAATGAGAAAAAAATAAATTTAATAATAAGATTTAATAATGATGAGAATTTGGAAAAAATAATAAAAGAATTACTGAAAAAAGAAAAAAATAGTGACTATAAATTATTTTATTTATTTCTATTGAATAGAAATAGAGAATTGAAAAAAACTGAAGTAAAAATGTTAGAAAAAATAATATCTGCTGATAGATTTCAAGATTATAAAAAACTATTAGACAAAGATAATGAAATAACTCAAAAAATATACGAGGAATTAAAATTATTAAAGTTTCAGAAAATGAAAAAAATAGATTTGAATTTAGAAAAAGTAAAAGTGACAAAAGAGAAATTTGCTGAAACAGTTAATATTTTAGAAGAATATTTAAAAGAAGAAAATGAAGAAGCTGATATTAGTAAAATTTGTAATGAAGAACAAAAAGATGTAGTTGTTGAGAATAAAGAACAAGAAAAAATAGAAAATTTTCAGGATAATAAAATAAAAGAAGTATTGAAAGTAATAATAGAAACTCAAAAAATAGGCGAAAATGATTTGAAAAATTATGCTAAGGAAAAAAATATGTCATTAAATGCTTACATAGATTCTATAAATAAAGAGTTATATGATATTGTAAATGATCAGGTAATAATTCTTGAAAATAATACTGTAAAAATAGATGAATTTTATATTGACGATATAAAGGAGTGGCTGAAAGAAAATGATTAA
- a CDS encoding DEAD/DEAH box helicase encodes MDTYNMLKKEIRRYIYDQKWQQFTKIQDHSIKLYSESEDNLILIAPTASGKTEAAFLPAINSIENWEEGIKIVYISPLIALINDQFNRISELCRYMEITVTRWHGEASQSKKRDILKNPKGILLITPESLEALFVTKSDRVRKLFYNVENIIVDEIHSFIGSNRGIQLKSLLERMSLYIKNNNPRMIGMSATVSEDNYLDLKEIFQNKRVTKIIRDKGKNELKIDCNFYSDEIAALNKIYEYSKTETMLVFPNTRQKVEMIAANLKKKSQKEKKYISYFSHHASVSKNIRTMVENFAKESNKNLFTICCTSTLELGIDIGAVDSIVQYNAPHSVSSLAQRLGRSGRRTGINNLHFISDEKWNLLQGLSAISIYKKGKVDKIDVVKKPYDVMAHQILSLIVEKSEINLSEFKKIIQKYQTWKNIEYEEFSNICNYLLKEKYIEILDNNVIAGINLEKLLKKAEFYTQFKVEDMYSVYNNQNKVGELPLGIRVNIDDNIYLAAGIWKIKKVDEKVKKIFVKKATDGKAPRFLGEEGEITDELRKEMKEILFDKKNWEKYSEKIRKNLEIISKNLILKQKIYFYLDKNRKDIKTFRSTKIDRTLMILLLIFLDLKDFRELNDTIQSNDNVIEEAVNNIIKSGINETQIVNFFENDIKESRKLEKISLVDAYLSSNKYMLLVPDNLKIKYVIDNKLDVQGIKNFLEIRK; translated from the coding sequence ATGGACACTTATAATATGTTAAAAAAAGAAATCAGAAGATATATCTATGATCAAAAATGGCAGCAATTTACTAAAATACAAGATCATTCTATAAAACTTTATAGTGAAAGCGAAGATAATTTAATTTTAATTGCACCTACAGCCTCAGGAAAAACAGAAGCAGCTTTTTTACCTGCAATTAATAGTATTGAAAATTGGGAAGAAGGTATTAAGATAGTTTATATCTCACCATTGATTGCATTAATTAATGATCAATTTAATCGGATTTCAGAATTATGTAGATATATGGAAATAACTGTCACTAGATGGCACGGAGAAGCTTCTCAAAGCAAAAAGAGAGATATCCTAAAGAATCCCAAGGGGATATTGTTAATAACTCCTGAAAGTCTGGAAGCGTTATTTGTAACAAAATCAGATAGAGTGAGGAAATTATTTTACAATGTTGAGAATATAATTGTAGATGAGATTCATAGTTTTATTGGTTCTAATCGAGGAATTCAACTTAAATCTTTACTTGAAAGAATGAGCCTGTATATAAAAAATAATAACCCTAGGATGATAGGAATGTCTGCAACAGTATCAGAAGACAATTATTTAGATTTGAAAGAGATATTTCAAAATAAAAGAGTAACAAAAATTATTAGAGATAAAGGGAAAAATGAATTAAAAATAGACTGTAATTTTTATTCTGATGAAATTGCAGCATTAAATAAGATTTATGAATATTCTAAAACTGAAACAATGTTAGTTTTTCCAAATACAAGACAAAAAGTTGAAATGATAGCAGCTAATCTAAAGAAAAAATCTCAAAAAGAAAAAAAATATATAAGTTATTTTTCTCACCATGCTTCAGTAAGCAAAAACATCAGGACAATGGTAGAAAATTTTGCTAAAGAATCTAATAAAAATTTATTTACAATATGTTGTACATCAACACTTGAATTAGGGATAGATATAGGAGCAGTTGATAGCATAGTTCAATACAATGCTCCTCATTCTGTATCCTCCTTAGCTCAAAGATTAGGTAGAAGTGGCAGAAGAACAGGAATAAATAATTTACATTTTATTTCAGATGAAAAATGGAATTTATTACAAGGATTGTCAGCAATTTCAATTTATAAAAAAGGGAAAGTTGACAAAATAGATGTTGTAAAAAAGCCTTATGATGTAATGGCTCATCAAATATTATCTTTAATAGTTGAAAAGAGTGAAATAAATTTATCAGAGTTTAAAAAAATTATTCAAAAATATCAAACTTGGAAAAACATTGAATATGAAGAGTTTTCAAATATATGTAATTATCTTTTGAAAGAGAAATATATTGAAATATTGGACAATAATGTTATCGCAGGAATTAATCTTGAGAAATTGTTAAAAAAAGCAGAGTTTTACACTCAATTTAAAGTAGAGGATATGTATTCAGTATACAATAATCAAAATAAAGTAGGAGAACTTCCACTAGGTATAAGAGTAAATATAGATGATAATATATATTTGGCCGCAGGAATTTGGAAAATAAAAAAAGTAGATGAAAAGGTAAAGAAAATATTTGTAAAAAAGGCAACAGATGGGAAAGCACCTAGATTTTTGGGAGAAGAGGGAGAAATTACTGATGAATTAAGAAAAGAAATGAAGGAAATTTTATTCGATAAAAAAAATTGGGAAAAATATTCTGAAAAAATAAGAAAAAATTTGGAAATTATTTCAAAAAATCTTATTTTAAAACAAAAAATTTATTTTTATTTAGATAAAAATAGAAAAGATATAAAAACATTTAGGAGTACTAAAATAGACAGAACTTTGATGATATTATTATTGATTTTTTTAGATTTAAAAGATTTTAGGGAATTAAATGATACAATTCAATCAAATGATAATGTTATAGAAGAAGCTGTAAACAATATTATAAAAAGTGGGATAAATGAAACACAAATTGTGAATTTTTTTGAAAATGATATAAAAGAGTCAAGGAAGTTAGAAAAAATAAGCTTAGTAGATGCTTACTTAAGTTCAAATAAATATATGCTTTTAGTACCAGATAATTTAAAAATTAAATATGTTATAGATAATAAACTTGATGTTCAAGGTATTAAAAATTTTTTAGAAATTAGAAAATGA
- a CDS encoding SemiSWEET family transporter — protein sequence MNKKKINTIVGSIGAFIGIFVFITYIPQIIANIGGEKAQPWQPLTASVSCLIWVIYGWTKEPKKDYILIVPNAAGVILGFLTFITAI from the coding sequence GTGAACAAAAAGAAAATTAACACAATCGTTGGCTCAATAGGAGCATTTATAGGTATATTTGTATTTATAACATATATTCCTCAAATTATTGCTAATATAGGTGGAGAAAAAGCACAGCCATGGCAACCACTTACTGCCTCAGTTTCCTGTTTAATATGGGTAATTTACGGATGGACTAAAGAACCTAAAAAAGATTATATTTTAATTGTGCCAAATGCGGCAGGAGTAATATTAGGATTTTTGACTTTCATTACCGCTATTTAG